One window from the genome of Solea solea chromosome 2, fSolSol10.1, whole genome shotgun sequence encodes:
- the LOC131455234 gene encoding growth hormone receptor-like — MLWPLLCLLPLAGCGAAVPQNTTYKEGLDYEAVAVTTRPYIFNCRSPSMEDFTCWWLPLDNLTDVTYVLTYNIEKGPALECPDYTAAGPSSCHFDKSHTYVWKVYCMNVTAIAAQRNYTSHQHCLDVADIVQTEAPVNLTYSLTDAGGHELGHSALLSWQYPVPSHLQYGWITLLYELQYRRVTEPDNWKVKYPLREPHVTLLGLPLGNYVIRVRCRSKNYGLWSKWSLTLIMSVPSKTPTGKLLGLILVMGVGVVALLVIAFGFVPQSRRLKEYFLPPIPKPRILGIDPLLLKKGHLDEINFHLSNFHSYTPPSYTKEIWEQVSVDSICLTTPKDSGVPADSTDEEKVSLIVPCDAKPVAARREFANQNPASYVQSLSPYCSSLPGAFAPPLLIPAALPRPELQDYNVIVQEDSLAAPAVATDRTPPDLYTCVHLVNDSSQLHLVPYIAMPYCREFPTLPGDGSNRGEKEEEKLAEHHVRACLMKSRDDGKAEMSEASVPLLPVAVDNKC; from the exons ATGCTCTGGCCGCTGCTCTGTCTGCTTCCTCTGGCGGGCTGCGGCGCGGCGGTCCCTCAGAACACCACATACAAAGAAGGACTGGATTATG AGGCAGTTGCCGTAACAACGAGGCCTTACATCTTCAACTGCCGCTCACCCAGCATGGAGGATTTCACCTGCTGGTGGCTCCCACTGGACAACCTGACGGACGTCACCTACGTCCTCACCTACAACATAGA AAAGGGGCCCGCACTCGAATGTCCCGACTACACGGCAGCCGGTCCCAGCAGCTGCCACTTTGACAAAAGCCACACATACGTCTGGAAGGTCTACTGTATGAACGTGACCGCCATCGCCGCCCAGAGGAACTACACTTCCCATCAGCACTGCCTGGACGTGGCAGATATAG TTCAGACCGAAGCTCCCGTTAACTTGACCTACTCGCTGACAGACGCCGGTGGGCACGAACTGGGCCACAGTGCACTGCTGTCCTGGCAGTACCCGGTGCCCTCGCACCTCCAGTACGGCTGGATCACGCTGCTCTACGAGCTGCAGTACAGACGCGTCACTGAACCCGACAACTGGAAG GTGAAGTACCCGCTGCGCGAGCCTCATGTGACGCTGCTCGGCCTTCCTCTCGGCAACTATGTGATCAGAGTGCGCTGCCGTTCAAAGAACTACGGCTTGTGGAGCAAATGGAGCCTCACGCTCATTATGAGCGTTCCCTCCAAGACGCCCACAG GAAAACTGCTGGGGCTGATTCTGGTGATGGGCGTTGGTGTCGTGGCTCTGCTGGTTATCGCCTTTGGTTTTGTTCCACAGAGTAGAAG GTTAAAGGAGTATTTCCTGCCGCCAATCCCGAAACCTCGGATCCTGGGCATCGACCCTCTGCTCCTGAAG AAGGGGCATCTGGATGAAATCAACTTCCACCTCAGTAACTTCCACAGTTACACACCGCCGAGCTACACCAAGGAAATCTGGGAGCAGGTCAGTGTGGACAGCATTTGTCTCACCACACCGAAAGACTCCGGCGTTCCCGCAGACTCCACGGACGAGGAGAAAGTGTCTCTGATCGTTCCGTGCGACGCGAAGCCCGTCGCTGCTCGCCGTGAGTTCGCGAACCAAAACCCAGCGTCATACGTGCAGAGTCTGTCGCCCTATTGCTCCTCACTTCCAGGAGCCTTTGCTCCACCACTGCTCATCCCCGCTGCCCTGCCCCGACCTGAGCTGCAGGACTACAATGTGATCGTACAAGAAGACTCACTCGCCGCACCTGCTGTCGCCACCGACCGCACGCCGCCCGATCTGTACACCTGTGTCCACCTCGTCAACGACAGCAGTCAGCTGCATCTGGTGCCGTACATCGCGATGCCGTACTGCAGGGAGTTCCCGACTCTGCCCGGCGACGGTTCAAACAGAGGtgaaaaggaagaggagaagctAGCGGAACACCACGTCAGGGCCTGTTTAATGAAATCGAGGGATGACGGCAAGGCCGAGATGAGCGAGGCGTCTGTCCCTCTGCTGCCTGTTGCTGTTGACAACAAGTGCTAA